The proteins below come from a single Rhodococcus sp. WMMA185 genomic window:
- a CDS encoding putative quinol monooxygenase, with amino-acid sequence MPHLSLVATLESNPGSEEKARTTLATLEAATRQEQGCKRYDVFESISAPGIFVVVEEWADPGALSAHMSSPHFKTAMVALDGHLVPAS; translated from the coding sequence ATGCCGCATTTGAGTCTCGTCGCAACCCTCGAGTCGAACCCCGGATCTGAAGAGAAGGCGCGCACGACGCTCGCGACTCTCGAGGCAGCCACTCGGCAGGAACAGGGTTGTAAGCGATACGACGTGTTCGAATCGATCTCGGCACCAGGAATATTTGTGGTGGTGGAGGAGTGGGCAGACCCGGGTGCATTATCGGCTCACATGTCGTCTCCGCATTTCAAGACGGCTATGGTTGCCCTAGACGGACATCTGGTTCCGGCGTCCTAG
- a CDS encoding VOC family protein, translating into MPIKSEYAQGTPNWFDVQASDQAAAKTFYSELLGWEYDDQPMPNGPVYSMALVGGENVAAVAPQSPDAAQAGAPAMWNTYIAVDDVDETVAKVADAGGQVLMPPFDVTEAGRMAFVSDPTGASVGLWQANKHIGATLVGDPGACIWSELNTNDVDKAVAFYGSVVGLSTTQMPMGPEDTYTVFHAGDEQVGGCTDSQSDGTPNHWRVYFAVDDVDSSAAKAVELGGTIVEEAVTIPTVGRMAGIADPQGAVFSIMTPESQS; encoded by the coding sequence ATGCCCATCAAGTCGGAATATGCCCAGGGAACACCGAACTGGTTCGACGTGCAGGCCAGTGACCAGGCCGCGGCAAAGACGTTCTACTCGGAACTACTCGGGTGGGAGTACGACGACCAACCGATGCCCAATGGTCCTGTCTATTCGATGGCCTTAGTGGGCGGCGAGAACGTCGCCGCCGTCGCGCCCCAGTCACCGGACGCGGCACAGGCAGGCGCACCGGCGATGTGGAACACCTACATCGCTGTCGACGATGTCGACGAAACCGTAGCCAAGGTTGCCGACGCCGGCGGTCAGGTTCTGATGCCCCCGTTCGACGTCACCGAGGCCGGCCGCATGGCATTCGTCTCGGACCCGACCGGCGCGTCCGTCGGCCTGTGGCAAGCGAACAAGCACATCGGCGCCACTCTCGTCGGAGATCCTGGCGCATGCATCTGGAGCGAACTCAACACCAACGATGTCGACAAGGCTGTCGCCTTCTACGGCAGCGTCGTCGGACTCTCGACCACTCAGATGCCAATGGGTCCGGAGGACACGTACACCGTGTTCCACGCGGGCGATGAGCAGGTCGGCGGATGCACTGATTCGCAGTCGGACGGCACCCCGAACCATTGGCGGGTGTACTTCGCGGTCGACGACGTCGACTCGAGCGCGGCGAAGGCCGTCGAACTCGGCGGAACGATCGTCGAAGAAGCAGTGACCATCCCCACAGTCGGACGGATGGCCGGCATTGCGGACCCGCAGGGCGCAGTATTCAGCATCATGACTCCCGAGTCGCAGAGCTAG
- a CDS encoding TIGR03086 family metal-binding protein → MPFDKTVVVPLDPDATFDLVTKPERLRRWQAVAARVDLHAGGEYRWTIVPGHSAAGTFREVEPGRRVVFSWGWEGDDELPPGSSIVSVTLTPTTGGTEVRLVHDGLDDVQAARHAEGWDHYLDRLVAAATTGDAGPDEWAAAPDHLDELSSAEAALAVTQRVSRNISDGDMTKQTPCTEYTVSQLAEHLIRSITNLGSAAGAKIVDDPTKPLEIRIADAAQPALEAWRERGLDGNVSLGSSPMPATMIVGILSLEFLVHAWDLAAAVDREAAIDPALAEYVLGLAHAIIPKGDRTGTGFAEAIPVEHTADSLERLIAYTGRPLRTA, encoded by the coding sequence ATGCCTTTCGACAAGACAGTCGTCGTCCCGCTGGACCCGGACGCCACGTTCGACCTCGTCACCAAACCCGAACGACTACGTCGATGGCAGGCCGTCGCGGCCCGAGTCGACTTACACGCGGGCGGTGAGTACCGGTGGACCATCGTCCCCGGCCACTCCGCCGCGGGAACATTTCGCGAAGTCGAACCCGGCCGACGCGTGGTCTTCTCGTGGGGATGGGAAGGCGACGACGAGCTTCCGCCGGGATCGTCCATAGTCTCGGTGACGCTGACACCGACTACCGGCGGGACCGAAGTGCGACTGGTCCACGATGGCCTCGACGACGTCCAGGCAGCCCGCCACGCAGAGGGCTGGGACCACTATCTCGACCGTCTCGTCGCAGCCGCGACGACGGGCGACGCCGGTCCGGACGAGTGGGCAGCCGCACCCGATCACCTCGACGAACTATCAAGTGCCGAAGCAGCGTTGGCCGTCACGCAGCGCGTATCGCGCAATATTTCGGACGGGGACATGACGAAACAAACTCCCTGCACCGAATACACCGTCTCGCAATTGGCAGAACACCTCATTCGTTCCATCACGAATCTCGGTAGCGCCGCGGGCGCGAAAATCGTAGACGACCCCACGAAGCCTCTGGAGATCCGGATCGCCGACGCCGCTCAGCCCGCGCTGGAAGCATGGCGTGAACGCGGCCTCGACGGGAACGTTTCGCTCGGCTCGAGCCCCATGCCCGCAACCATGATCGTGGGCATTCTCTCGCTCGAATTCCTGGTTCATGCTTGGGATTTAGCCGCAGCAGTCGACCGCGAAGCAGCTATCGATCCCGCTCTCGCCGAATACGTTCTCGGATTGGCTCACGCCATAATCCCCAAGGGAGACCGCACGGGAACTGGTTTCGCGGAAGCGATTCCCGTGGAACACACCGCCGACAGCCTCGAGCGACTGATCGCGTACACCGGTCGTCCACTCAGGACGGCTTGA
- a CDS encoding MarR family winged helix-turn-helix transcriptional regulator: MTAESSDAEQAAPRWLSAAEMRAWRGYMDANQRLLDVLNRDLQDNHDLSLADYRILALLSEAPDGSLRMSDLADGVLSSRSRLTHQIRRMESQGMVTRSTCVEDGRGVLAVITDEGRARLVDAAPTHVAGVRRNLVDLFTGEQLEFLADAFQRIGTAIGNR, encoded by the coding sequence GGCAGAATCTTCCGACGCAGAACAGGCAGCACCGCGCTGGTTGTCCGCCGCCGAGATGCGTGCATGGCGTGGCTACATGGACGCCAACCAGCGCCTGTTGGATGTTCTCAATCGGGATCTGCAGGACAACCACGACCTTTCGCTGGCGGATTACCGGATATTGGCGCTGCTGTCGGAGGCGCCCGACGGTTCGCTGCGGATGAGCGATCTTGCGGACGGAGTGCTGTCCTCGCGTAGCCGTCTCACCCACCAGATCCGCCGGATGGAATCGCAGGGCATGGTGACCCGCTCTACCTGCGTCGAGGACGGACGCGGTGTTCTTGCGGTGATCACGGACGAAGGTCGCGCCCGACTGGTGGACGCGGCGCCCACTCACGTGGCCGGTGTGCGCAGAAACCTCGTCGATCTCTTCACCGGGGAGCAACTGGAATTTCTCGCCGACGCGTTCCAACGGATAGGCACAGCCATCGGCAACCGCTGA